In the genome of Pseudomonas fluorescens, the window AGCAGCCCCCAAAAACCGAAAACGATTACCGAGTTTTGTGAGTGCTACGCACTCAAGCGCGAGCAAGCTCGCTCGCCACAAACTTGGTCCATAGCATTATCCGCCCCCTTTACCCCGCCTACACCAACCGCTCAATCTTCTGATGCTGCCACACCACTTTGTAATACAGCGTCTGCAACGCCAGCATCCCCAGATATGCCACCGGAAACGCCATCCATACCCCTTGCAGCCCGTAATTCGCATCCAGCAGATACGCCGCCGGCAACTGAATCCCGACCACGCAGACAATGGAAATCGCCACCGGCACCATCACCGTGCCGCTGGCGCGCATGATGCCGCCGATGATCGCCTGGAAGCCGAACACCAACAGGCTCCAGAGCATGATGTGCAACAGGTGCTCAGCCATGTTGAGCGTCGCCTCTTCGGTGAGGAACGACGCCAGCAACCAGCTCGACAACAGGTACCCGAGCACCACCAGGCCACCGGTCAAACACACATTGATCATCAGCCCGGTCTTCAGGATCGGCCCGATGCGCTCGATGCGCCCGGCCCCGATCGCCTGCGCTCCGAGGATCGACGCGGTAATCGCAATCGACAGCGCCGGGAACTGCACGTAATTGACGATCTGCGTCACCGCGCCATACGCCGCCGTCGCCTGGGAACCGTGCTGGTTCACCAGCGCCAGAATCACCAGCTCCGACAGCGACAACACCACCATCTGCAATCCGGTGGGCAAACCGATGCGCAGCACCTTGCCGAGAATCGCCATGTCCAGCTTCATCGCCGCAAAGAACTCGCGGTCCGGCGCCAGCGGATGGCCCTTGCCAATCAAGCGCCACGCCAGCAGCCCCATCGCTACCAGGTTACCCACCAACCCGGCAAACGCCGCACTCTGAATCCCCATCGGCGCAAAACCCAACCACCCGCGAATCAATGCCGGCGTCAGCGCCAGCCCCACGCAGGTCGACACCACCAGCGCCAGCAACGGCGACAACGTATCACTGACCCCGCGCAGCAACTGGGTGAACAACACAAACACCAACAGCGACGGCATGATCCACAACATCACATGGGCATACGCCACCGCATCGTCCAGCACATCCGCCGGCGTCCCCAACCCCACCAACGCCGACCGCGCAAACACACTCCCCACCACCGCCGCCGCCAACCCGATCAATACCCCCAACAACAACGTCGCCCCGGCAATCGCCTTCACCAGATGCATCTCCCGCGCCCCCCACGCCTGCCCGATCAACACCCCGGCGCCGGCGCCAAGGCCGATGACCAGGGCGATGAAGAAAAACACGATGGGGAACATTCCCGACACCGCCGCCAGGGCCTGGGTGCCGAGCATCTGGCCGATGTAGATGCTGTTGACCGTGCCGGACATGGATTGCAGGAAGTTCGACAGGACCATCGGGGCAAGGAAAAGGAGGTAGGTTTTCCAGAGGGCGCGTTGGGGGTTGGGGGTTTGCATTCGGGAAGGTCCATCTCGACGGGAGGAGCGAAGATTAAGGATAGCGTGGGAGGCTGAATCCAAGGGGCCGTGAACATCTCAGGTCTGTGTTTATATTTCCAGCGACGTTATGTGAAAGGTCTGAAGTTTCATCGTCGCGGGTCCTACATAAAGCTCGGAATCCCTCACCTTCCCCCGCTGATCTCATGCGGCTTATAGTCGGCACCGTCGCCCAGAATGGCGATTCGGGTTTGGCGACCTGATCATAGAGAATGCGAAGGTTATCCGCTTCATTGCAGGTATCATCGCACCCGCAAAGCCGCTGTTATGGCGGCTGTGCGCGGGAGACCTTAGGGTCTGCCGGTTTTCTCTATACCGGTTCGCCAACCTGCGCACAGCTGCCACCCAATCGTTTGGCGACGACTGAGTGACGGCTTAAGCCAATCAAATAGAGATCTTCACAATGAATCGATATATGCCTCTTACCGGGATTGACCTGATACCGGCTTCCCTGCTCATCGACACCCAAGCCCCTCTCGACGTTCTGCAAGCCATGGCCGACTACCGAATTCGGACAGTCACGCAGGTGCTGGAAAACATCGCCTACCGATCCGAACTTGGTTGCGACACCGTGGTGCTGGAGGACTTTTCCAAGTTGCTGGTCATTCCGTTGCGAGATGGGTGTGATTTGATGGATGTGATTGGGCGGCGGTTACGGGCGCAGGCTGCGGAGTAGCAATATGCCCGTAACAAAGAGAAGAGCCGCTGCGGCAGCGGCTCAACCTGGGAAACCTTCGACGATTTAAACGACTGGCCAACGAACCGGACGACCACGAAATGATGGCTACTGTCACCGTTCTCTGGCACCTGCGTTCAGGCACTTGGTGCTGTCAATCAAAGGTATATTTGCCTTCGAGCATGAATGCCGGTTCTCTCCAGTTGGGCCCTCTCACAACTCCGCCCCCACTATATTTGATAAAACCGGCATCACACATTTTGTGGACAAGGTTCAATAGCCCTATGTTGTTCTCCACATGCGCCCAGTTAGCCCGATTATAAAGGCCATCAAGCTGAGGAAAGGAAATACCTAATTGATTTTTGGTTACAAATAGAATTACCTCTTCAGGTTTCTCGTTAAGCACGATGGTTGCAATGAAGCTCATTATTTTATCCCTCCAAGTTCCTTGTACTCTCGTTCCCTTTGCTTTTC includes:
- a CDS encoding MATE family efflux transporter, with product MQTPNPQRALWKTYLLFLAPMVLSNFLQSMSGTVNSIYIGQMLGTQALAAVSGMFPIVFFFIALVIGLGAGAGVLIGQAWGAREMHLVKAIAGATLLLGVLIGLAAAVVGSVFARSALVGLGTPADVLDDAVAYAHVMLWIMPSLLVFVLFTQLLRGVSDTLSPLLALVVSTCVGLALTPALIRGWLGFAPMGIQSAAFAGLVGNLVAMGLLAWRLIGKGHPLAPDREFFAAMKLDMAILGKVLRIGLPTGLQMVVLSLSELVILALVNQHGSQATAAYGAVTQIVNYVQFPALSIAITASILGAQAIGAGRIERIGPILKTGLMINVCLTGGLVVLGYLLSSWLLASFLTEEATLNMAEHLLHIMLWSLLVFGFQAIIGGIMRASGTVMVPVAISIVCVVGIQLPAAYLLDANYGLQGVWMAFPVAYLGMLALQTLYYKVVWQHQKIERLV